The following are encoded together in the Flavobacterium haoranii genome:
- a CDS encoding ABC transporter substrate-binding protein, with amino-acid sequence MENSIIAFPNTNYISSEKTRQLINSGKIREIGNNQSLNTEVILDLQPDVMVGFSVDGDMKTYKNLERLGQKIILNSDWTEKTPLGKAEWIKFFGALYDKDAEAEKIYSQIKNDYNQAKQLATNSKTLPTIMAGSIYEDQWFLPQGDSWAAYFLNEAHSNYLWKDSKGTGSLSLSFESVLDKAKDADFWIGPGQFTSIEEILNANPNYTHFKAVRDKNVYSFSSKKGATGGVIYYELAPNRPDLVLKDLIKILHPEVLPNYELYFFEKLD; translated from the coding sequence ATGGAAAATTCTATTATAGCATTTCCTAATACTAATTATATCTCTTCTGAAAAAACACGTCAATTAATTAATAGTGGAAAGATTCGCGAAATTGGTAATAACCAAAGTTTAAATACCGAGGTAATTTTAGACCTTCAACCTGATGTTATGGTAGGATTTAGTGTTGATGGCGACATGAAAACGTATAAAAATTTAGAACGTTTAGGTCAAAAAATCATTTTAAATAGTGACTGGACCGAAAAAACGCCTCTAGGAAAAGCCGAATGGATAAAGTTTTTTGGTGCCTTATATGATAAAGATGCTGAAGCTGAAAAAATTTACTCTCAAATTAAAAACGATTATAACCAAGCAAAACAATTGGCAACAAATTCTAAAACTTTGCCTACAATTATGGCAGGAAGTATTTATGAAGATCAATGGTTTTTACCTCAAGGCGATAGCTGGGCAGCTTACTTTTTAAATGAAGCACATAGTAATTATTTATGGAAAGATTCAAAAGGAACAGGAAGTCTTTCCTTATCATTCGAATCGGTTTTAGATAAAGCGAAAGATGCCGATTTTTGGATTGGCCCAGGACAGTTTACTTCTATCGAAGAAATTTTAAATGCTAATCCAAATTATACACACTTTAAAGCAGTTCGTGATAAAAATGTATATTCTTTTAGTTCAAAAAAAGGTGCCACTGGTGGCGTTATTTATTATGAATTGGCTCCAAATAGACCCGATTTAGTATTAAAAGATTTAATCAAAATATTACATCCTGAAGTATTACCTAATTACGAATTATACTTTTTTGAAAAGTTAGATTAA